One genomic segment of Flavobacteriaceae bacterium includes these proteins:
- a CDS encoding hydroxymethylglutaryl-CoA reductase, degradative: MSKKISGFSKLSKEEKIQWLAETYFKTKDETVAILKKYWNEDKKLQQLHDDFTENTLSNFYLPFGVAPNFIINKKPYVIPMVIEESSVVAAASLVAKFWSERGGFKARVIATTKIGQIHFMYAGDEKDLLIYFNTVKNDLLASTSSINKNMVKRGGGITGIELKNQTHKLANYYQLQVSFETKDSMGANFINSCLEAIAKKFAKEGIEIVMSILSNYVPECLVRSEVSCAIEDLGGKDPQKFAEKFYQAVQIAEVEPYRAVTHNKGIMNGIDAVIVATGNDFRAVEAGVHAYASKSGQYRSLSHCQIENGIFRFWIEIPLALGTVGGLTSLHPLAKLSLEMLQQPSAKELMMIVASAGLAQNYAALRALTTNGIQYGHMKMHMLNILNQLNVSESDKKEIASYFKGKTISHSAVMEKYEELKMNK, from the coding sequence ATGTCTAAAAAAATTTCGGGATTTTCCAAGTTGTCTAAAGAGGAAAAGATACAGTGGTTGGCGGAAACTTATTTTAAAACTAAAGATGAAACGGTAGCCATACTTAAAAAGTACTGGAATGAAGACAAAAAATTACAGCAGTTACACGATGACTTTACGGAAAACACCCTTTCCAATTTTTATTTGCCTTTTGGCGTAGCACCTAATTTTATCATTAATAAAAAACCATATGTAATTCCAATGGTTATTGAAGAAAGTTCTGTAGTAGCTGCAGCTTCTTTAGTAGCTAAATTTTGGAGTGAAAGAGGTGGTTTTAAAGCAAGGGTTATTGCTACTACCAAAATCGGGCAGATACATTTTATGTATGCCGGTGATGAAAAAGACCTGCTTATCTATTTTAATACTGTCAAGAACGATTTATTAGCATCAACATCCTCTATTAATAAAAATATGGTAAAGCGAGGAGGAGGAATTACGGGAATTGAGTTAAAGAACCAAACACATAAGTTAGCGAACTATTACCAGTTGCAGGTATCTTTTGAAACAAAAGATTCTATGGGTGCAAATTTTATCAATTCCTGTTTGGAAGCCATAGCAAAGAAGTTTGCAAAAGAAGGGATTGAAATTGTAATGAGCATTTTATCTAATTATGTTCCCGAATGCTTGGTAAGATCGGAAGTTAGTTGTGCTATTGAAGATTTGGGAGGCAAAGACCCGCAAAAGTTTGCAGAAAAATTTTACCAAGCAGTTCAAATTGCAGAGGTGGAGCCTTATAGAGCCGTAACTCATAATAAAGGGATCATGAATGGTATTGATGCGGTAATAGTAGCCACCGGAAATGACTTTAGAGCTGTGGAGGCAGGGGTACATGCTTATGCTTCCAAATCCGGGCAATATCGGAGTTTATCTCACTGCCAAATTGAAAACGGAATATTCAGATTTTGGATAGAAATCCCCCTGGCATTAGGAACGGTAGGAGGTCTGACTTCTTTACACCCATTAGCAAAACTATCTTTAGAGATGTTACAACAACCTTCTGCCAAGGAACTAATGATGATTGTTGCCTCTGCCGGTTTGGCTCAAAATTATGCAGCTTTAAGAGCATTGACAACCAACGGAATTCAATACGGACATATGAAAATGCACATGTTGAATATTTTAAATCAATTAAACGTGAGTGAGTCCGATAAAAAAGAAATTGCATCTTATTTTAAAGGAAAAACAATATCCCATTCAGCAGTTATGGAAAAATATGAAGAGTTAAAAATGAATAAATAA
- a CDS encoding type IX secretion system membrane protein PorP/SprF: MKLFLRLEIIIVLLLTFTVNGQQTLPIYSDYLSDNVFLVHPSAAGIGNTGKLRFTVRQQWAGIRDAPSLQTMSFHNKFGRKAALGIVAFNDRNGFHSQKGIQGTYAYHLELDRGYYFNQLSFGIAFTGVQNQRDQSTFAGDPTVAQLIESSSYFNADFSVAYHYSGFSSYFTVKNLLLSAKSNLNNSLEPLDLRNYIFSFGYYFNNENSFVQLEPSIMVQLRESTGERTADFNIKAYKTYEDTQLWVVLSYRKSFDANPIENLQYITPIIGINHRKLMFSYTYTKQLNDIVLTNAGFHQFSLGINLFTRRQRATACPNINAAF; the protein is encoded by the coding sequence ATGAAGTTATTTTTACGATTAGAAATCATCATAGTGTTGCTTTTAACTTTTACGGTAAATGGTCAGCAGACACTTCCTATATATTCGGATTATTTATCAGACAATGTTTTTTTGGTTCATCCTTCGGCGGCAGGTATTGGGAATACGGGTAAATTGAGGTTTACCGTAAGACAACAATGGGCAGGAATTAGAGATGCTCCAAGCTTACAAACCATGAGTTTTCATAATAAATTTGGTAGGAAAGCTGCTTTAGGAATAGTCGCTTTTAATGATAGAAACGGTTTTCATTCTCAAAAAGGCATACAGGGAACATATGCGTATCACCTGGAGTTAGACAGGGGATATTACTTTAATCAGTTATCTTTTGGAATTGCATTTACAGGGGTACAGAACCAAAGAGATCAGTCTACATTTGCCGGAGACCCTACAGTGGCGCAGCTAATTGAAAGTTCAAGTTATTTTAATGCGGATTTTAGTGTAGCATATCATTATAGCGGTTTTTCGTCCTATTTTACAGTGAAAAATTTATTATTATCTGCAAAAAGTAATTTAAATAACAGCCTTGAACCGTTGGATCTGAGAAATTATATTTTCAGTTTCGGATATTATTTTAATAATGAAAATAGCTTTGTACAATTAGAACCTTCTATTATGGTACAGCTTAGAGAAAGCACCGGAGAAAGAACTGCTGATTTTAATATTAAAGCATATAAAACCTATGAAGATACGCAACTATGGGTAGTCTTGTCTTACAGAAAAAGTTTTGATGCGAATCCGATAGAAAATTTGCAATATATTACACCCATTATAGGTATTAATCATAGAAAATTAATGTTCTCTTATACTTATACAAAGCAACTAAATGATATTGTTCTTACAAATGCCGGTTTTCATCAATTTTCCTTAGGAATCAATTTATTTACCAGAAGACAAAGAGCAACAGCCTGTCCTAATATAAATGCTGCGTTCTGA